A part of Sander vitreus isolate 19-12246 chromosome 8, sanVit1, whole genome shotgun sequence genomic DNA contains:
- the LOC144521907 gene encoding uncharacterized protein LOC144521907: MSTVVGSEKGSERTAMERFGSGGMALLPWTKQMLTVLWEQLRLLVQVIYYTFMSVFQMFRFELHVRITDETGQHIQHMTTAANPTESFLFSSLFDGDNGVIVGGSNPLSNFCTDVGDSFAGKSTAEALLSTLRADDLCCGLVDDFVSGKEDGIFLGHQSTWKMGFPGDWNIFVSSSDSSNDGCHRRSEKVFKQENSEEEKSFHWSSEEDQNIVEFDSEESKALWESLSKSSDPYNPFFFSACISTNTNMGKTKDKGMDSDAGLMSASKASEEMLGPQGLNIWVSRSDSESSWSSWASSDSSSPDIDEESERLLEFFSSPQDPYNPMCFTACTFSSTSPQTTPAVSKQQASLPAPSSKSDTDTEEKESSFSPSSEDDEEEQLWKSLSQKDDPYHPLNFQACLLSSPTTTTTTTTTQQQLGEDPDALDVHHTKNPPTKGNKCEKEAKTPQKSRATKPSLPERQLKHHSHPDKTLVPWKRPGQTLESLPEEKKESKASTTQKKVQFSPLVQVHVMRTWPFARQASRKGHWEEMARDRDRFRRRVQETEQAIGYCFTQPHREKIRAYLDGALK, from the exons atgtcgaCGGTCGTAGGTTCCGAGAAGGGTTCTGAACGGACGGCGATGGAGAGGTTCGGTAGCGGAGGGATGGCGCTTCTGCCTTGGACTAAACAAATGCTCACCGTACTTTGGGAACAGCTTCGGCTGCTGGTTCAGGTCATATACTACACCTTCATGTCAG TTTTCCAGATGTTCAGGTTTGAGCTTCACGTGAGAATCACCGACGAGACGGGTCAACACATCCAGCACATGACAACAGCAGCGAACCCAACTGAATCCTTCCTGTTCTCTTCGTTGTTTGACGGAGACAACGGAGTGATAGTCGGAGGCTCAAATCCCCTCTCTAACTTCTGTACTGACGTGGGCGACTCCTTCGCTGGGAAATCCACCGCTGAGGCCCTGCTGTCCACTCTACGCGCCGACGACCTGTGCTGCGGACTAGTGGATGATTTTGTGTCTGGCAAAGAAGACGGCATCTTTCTAGGACACCAATCCACTTGGAAAATGGGCTTCCCTGGCGACTGGAACATCTTTGTATCAAGCAGCGACAGCTCAAACGACGGCTGCCATAGAAGAAGTGAGAAAGTCTTTAAACAGGAAAATTCAGAAGAGGAGAAAAGTTTTCACTGGAGTAGCGAAGAAGACCAGAACATAGTCGAATTTGACAGTGAGGAAAGTAAGGCGCTTTGGGAGTCTCTGTCAAAATCTAGTGATCCTTACAACCCCTTCTTTTTCTCTGCATGCATTTCAACAAACACCAACAtggggaaaactaaagacaaAGGGATGGACAGTGATGCTGGCCTCATGTCAGCGAGCAAGGCCAGCGAGGAGATGTTGGGGCCTCAAGGCCTGAACATCTGGGTCAGTCGTTCTGACAGCGAGAGCAGCTGGAGCAGCTGGGCCAGTTCGGACAGTTCGAGCCCCGACATCGACGAGGAGAGCGAGAGGCTCTTGGAGTTCTTCAGCAGTCCCCAAGACCCCTACAATCCCATGTGCTTCACTGCGTGCACATTCAGCAGCACCTCACCTCAAACCACCCCCGCAGTCTCAAAACAACAAGCCTCGCTTCCGGCACCTTCCTCCAAGTCTGACACAGACacggaggagaaggagagcagCTTTTCTCCTTCATCTGAGGATGACGAAGAAGAACAGCTGTGGAAATCTCTCAGCCAAAAGGATGACCCGTACCACCCTCTAAACTTCCAGGCCTGCCTCCTCAGCtccccaacaacaacaacaacaacaacaacaacacaacagcagtTGGGAGAAGATCCAGATGCCCTTGATGTCCACCACACGAAAAATCCACCCACGAAgggaaataaatgtgaaaaagagGCAAAAACACCCCAAAAATCTAGAGCCACCAAACCCTCACTGCCAGAGAGGCAGTTAAAGCATCACTCCCATCCAGACAAAACACTGGTGCCCTGGAAAAGACCTGGACAAACACTTGAGTCACTgccagaggagaagaaagaaagcaagGCCAGCACCACCCAGAAAAAG GTGCAATTTTCTCCTCTGGTCCAAGTCCATGTCATGCGGACCTGGCCGTTTGCTCGCCAGGCGTCTCGTAAAGGACACTGGGAAGAAATGGCACGAGACCGGGACCGCTTCCGGAGGCGGGTTCAGGAAACGGAGCAGGCCATCGGCTACTGCTTCACCCAGCCCCACAGAGAGAAGATCCGGGCGTATCTGGACGGTGCCTTGAAATAA